The Georgenia sp. TF02-10 genome window below encodes:
- the murD gene encoding UDP-N-acetylmuramoyl-L-alanine--D-glutamate ligase — MPAGAALRAVADPAALAEQVLADRPDVLVVSPGLPAVGPLHRRAAAAGLPVWSEVELAWRLQAPRPGGGRAPWLTLTGTNGKTTTVGMLAAILTAAGERAEAVGNVGTPIVTVATRRGPDAPDVLAVELSSFQLHATETVSPQAAACLNVAPDHLDWHGSYEAYWRAKAKVYERAAVACVYNAADPLTRTMVEEAEVRPGARAVGFTLGVPAVGEVGVVEDYLVDRAFTPDRYTHAAELGTLADLAHLAPAGGQVPGHVVADALAAAALARAHGVPPAAVRDGLRAYRGGHHRIERVAVVDQVAYVDDSKATNAHAAAAALAGQRPGSVVWVAGGLAKGATFDDLVIARADRLRAVVLIGTDREPLRGALARHAPQVPVIEVVPGEDGDVMPRAVAEAARLARAGDTVLLAPACASMDQFTSYAERGAEFARAVRALAGRSGQ, encoded by the coding sequence GTGCCGGCCGGGGCCGCGCTGCGCGCCGTGGCCGACCCCGCCGCGCTGGCCGAGCAGGTGCTGGCCGACCGGCCCGACGTGCTCGTCGTCTCCCCGGGGCTGCCCGCCGTCGGCCCGCTGCACCGCCGCGCCGCCGCCGCCGGGCTGCCGGTGTGGAGCGAGGTCGAGCTCGCCTGGCGGCTGCAGGCCCCCCGGCCGGGCGGCGGCCGGGCCCCCTGGCTCACCCTCACCGGCACCAACGGCAAGACGACGACGGTCGGCATGCTCGCCGCCATCCTCACCGCGGCGGGGGAGCGGGCCGAGGCGGTCGGCAACGTCGGCACCCCGATCGTCACCGTCGCCACCCGCCGCGGCCCCGACGCCCCGGACGTGCTGGCGGTGGAGCTGTCCAGCTTCCAGCTGCACGCCACCGAGACCGTCAGCCCGCAGGCGGCGGCGTGCCTGAACGTCGCCCCCGACCACCTGGACTGGCACGGCTCCTACGAGGCGTACTGGCGGGCCAAGGCCAAGGTCTACGAGCGCGCCGCGGTGGCCTGCGTGTACAACGCCGCCGACCCCCTCACCCGGACCATGGTCGAGGAGGCCGAGGTCCGCCCGGGCGCCCGGGCGGTCGGGTTCACCCTGGGCGTGCCGGCCGTCGGGGAGGTCGGGGTGGTGGAGGACTACCTCGTCGACCGCGCCTTCACCCCGGACAGGTACACCCACGCCGCCGAGCTCGGCACGCTGGCCGACCTCGCCCACCTCGCCCCCGCCGGCGGGCAGGTACCCGGCCACGTGGTGGCCGACGCGCTCGCCGCGGCCGCGCTGGCCCGGGCGCACGGGGTGCCCCCGGCGGCCGTGCGGGACGGGCTGCGGGCCTACCGCGGGGGGCACCACCGGATCGAGCGGGTGGCCGTGGTGGACCAGGTGGCCTACGTGGACGACTCCAAGGCCACCAACGCCCACGCCGCCGCCGCCGCCCTGGCCGGGCAGCGGCCCGGCTCGGTGGTCTGGGTCGCCGGCGGGCTGGCCAAGGGGGCGACCTTCGACGACCTCGTCATCGCCCGCGCGGACCGGCTCCGCGCGGTGGTGCTCATCGGCACCGACCGGGAGCCGCTCCGGGGGGCGCTGGCGCGACACGCCCCGCAGGTGCCCGTGATCGAGGTCGTCCCCGGCGAGGATGGGGACGTGATGCCCCGTGCCGTCGCCGAGGCCGCCCGGCTCGCCCGGGCGGGCGACACCGTGCTGCTGGCGCCGGCCTGCGCGTCGATGGACCAGTTCACCAGCTACGCCGAGCGGGGGGCGGAGTTCGCGCGCGCGGTCCGCGCGCTGGCGGGGAGGAGCGGGCAGTGA
- a CDS encoding FtsW/RodA/SpoVE family cell cycle protein, with protein sequence MAGAALLLLTIGVVMVLSASTIDSIRANDGNPYAEFLGQAKFVLLGLPLAVVASRVPVAWYKRLAWPAFGAGLALQLLIFSPLALGKNGNVNWIYLPGLGQSVQPSEFLKLGLALWLGLVLARKGPLLGDWRHALVPVGGAGLAVLLVLAGHDMGTVLIILALSVGAFFVAGLPLRWFAAGGVLGVAAAAFLVIGSQSRSARVLSFLGAAEDDPTGVGFQTRHGLWGLGTGGVSGVGLGASREKWSYLPEAQNDFIFAIIGEELGLVGTLVVLALFAVLAVGMFRIVRRHRDPFVQITTAAIATWILAQALVNIGVVIGVLPVIGVPLPLVSAGGSAMISTLVAIGVLLAFARAEPGAAQALATRTGVVRRSLAVLGRRRG encoded by the coding sequence GTGGCCGGCGCCGCGCTGCTGCTGCTCACCATCGGCGTCGTCATGGTGCTCTCGGCCTCCACCATCGACTCCATCCGCGCCAACGACGGCAACCCCTACGCCGAGTTCCTCGGCCAGGCGAAGTTCGTCCTGCTCGGGCTGCCGCTCGCGGTGGTCGCCTCCCGGGTGCCGGTGGCCTGGTACAAACGGCTGGCCTGGCCGGCGTTCGGCGCCGGGCTGGCCCTGCAGCTGCTCATCTTCTCCCCCCTCGCGCTGGGCAAGAACGGCAACGTCAACTGGATCTACCTGCCCGGGCTGGGCCAGTCCGTCCAGCCCTCGGAGTTCCTCAAGCTGGGCCTGGCGTTGTGGCTCGGGCTCGTCCTGGCGCGCAAGGGCCCGCTGCTCGGCGACTGGCGCCACGCCCTCGTCCCGGTCGGCGGCGCCGGCCTGGCCGTGCTGCTCGTCCTCGCCGGGCACGACATGGGCACCGTGCTCATCATCCTGGCCCTGTCGGTCGGGGCCTTCTTCGTCGCCGGCCTGCCGCTGCGCTGGTTCGCCGCCGGTGGGGTGCTGGGCGTCGCGGCCGCGGCCTTCCTGGTGATCGGCTCGCAGAGCCGCAGCGCCCGGGTGCTGTCCTTCCTCGGCGCCGCCGAGGACGACCCCACCGGGGTCGGCTTCCAGACCCGGCACGGCCTGTGGGGCCTGGGCACGGGCGGCGTCTCCGGGGTGGGCCTGGGCGCCTCCCGGGAGAAGTGGTCCTACCTGCCCGAGGCCCAGAACGACTTCATCTTCGCGATCATCGGCGAGGAGCTCGGCCTGGTCGGCACCCTGGTGGTGCTCGCCCTGTTCGCCGTGCTCGCCGTCGGCATGTTCCGCATCGTCCGGCGCCACCGGGACCCGTTCGTCCAGATCACCACCGCCGCGATCGCCACCTGGATCCTCGCCCAGGCGCTGGTGAACATCGGCGTCGTGATCGGGGTGCTGCCGGTCATCGGCGTGCCCCTGCCGCTGGTCTCGGCCGGCGGGTCGGCGATGATCTCCACCCTGGTGGCCATCGGGGTGCTGCTCGCCTTCGCCCGCGCCGAGCCCGGCGCCGCGCAGGCGCTGGCCACCCGCACCGGTGTGGTCCGCCGCTCCCTGGCCGTGCTGGGCCGGCGCCGTGGCTGA